The genomic segment AAATACAATCCCAATAATCAACATTTTTCTACGATTTAAAGTCTGAAGAAGCTCCCAAAGATCGATTTCATAAGTTTCCATCAAATAGTTCACCCTCTTCTTATTCAATTAATAAACCTCTTTTTTAAAGTACTACATAAACATCAAAAACCCTCTTTTATAAAAGAAAATTAAGATACAGGAGGAGAAGTTTTTCATTTTTAAAAAGGAAAAACTTCTCCTCCTAATTATATGACAAATTTCTTTCATCCCTTGATAATACTAGCATTGACCTCTTTTTCATCTTCTTTCATATACTCTTTCAAAAGGACTATAAACACACCAACCATCAAAGCCAATATTCCAGACATAACTATATATAGTTTTGCATTCCTTCCAATAGGTTTTGTTGGTGGAACAGCTTCAGCAATAAATTTTACATCACTGGTTTTCTCTGCTTCGGTGATTCGCGCCTCTTCTACTTTTTCTGCCAACATATTATAGGTTTTCTGAATGTCATTCACCTGTTGTGTCAATTGTTGTTCTATAATCTCATCCTTCCAGATACGATCTTGCAGTTCCTTTATCTCCTGCTCTAACGAAGCTCTAAGCTGTTCATAAAAAGCAACCTGAACTTCCAGGGAATCTACATTCAATCCGCTTTGTAATAACCTGGATTTAAGATCCTGATATACATTGGCCTGTTCTTCATAAAGCTGTTTGTAATGAGCAAGGTCGGTATTTAGTCTATCTAATGTTTGCTGCCATTGTTTCAATGTATAATTGAGTTCGTTTATTTCCCTTTCCTTCTGGGCTACTAACTGTTTATAATGTGCAATTTGTTCAGGAATGCTTTGCACCAATACCTCGTCATCTGCCAACTTGTTCTTTAATTTTTGATAAATGGGATTGACAATCTCATTAGAGAGCTGCAAATCCTGTAAGGCCTTGATTTCTTCCATGCTCAGTAGACTCTGCCAGAAAGCATCTTCTGTTATTGCTTTTTTCAAGACCCATCTTTCCGGTTCTTTTTCAAGAAGTGATTTTAATTTTTCAATCTCAATTTGTTTTTCCTTTAATGTTGCCTCAAGGGATAAGACCTTTTGTTGATAACTCTTTAATTTATCACTCTCTACCGCAATCTTCTGCTGCAATAGATCGAGATCATGCTCTTTCTGGTATGTAAGTAAGGCTTGCTGAATATTTAAATAATTTTCCCGTGCTTTCTCTAAAATTGGATATTTACCACCTTCCATGGAAGTGCTTAAATCTCCCAACCATCTTCCTTCCTTTTCCATACCCGCCAGTGTCTTTTGTAACTGCTGATATTTGGCCTTCTCAGAGCCCAACTGGGTCTTTAAATTCACAAGCATATCGGTGTATTCAGAGAGACGCTCCATCTTTATATCTAACTCAGCCTTAGCCAGGTCAAGCCGGGCTTTTTCCTTAAACTTTCTCAACTCCTCTTTCACCTGGGTAAGCTTGCTTTTAGTAACTTCAAATTGGCTCTGGATAACAGTACTAACTTCCTGTACCTCACTTTTTCTTATTTGTTTACTAATCTCCATAAAGTTATTGGCCCAGGCATTGGCTATATCACTGATCAATTTCGGGTCAGTTCCTTTGACTTTTAAGATCAACACCGGTACATAAATCTCCCGGTTGTTATCGTCAACCTCATACTGGCCCTGGACAGTGACACTCATCATCCCTTCTAAATCTGAAGGATGAAAAGGTTCACCATTATCATGTTTAAGGTCGAGTTCCTCAATAATCCTGGCTTTTATATAATCTGTCAATAATAAATTTTTATAAGTTTCAACTGGAAGAGTTGAAACCTGTAAAGAAGTAGTGTATTTGGGAGGCAAAATTAACAAAGTGGCCCTAGCCTCATACTGTGGTTCGAGCATAAACACACTATAAAACCCAGCCACTAGAACAGCTACAATAAATAATCCAATAATGAACCATTTACCATTCCATACTACTTTGATAAGCTTTTTTAAATCTATTTCATATTCATCATAATATCTTTCCTCGCTCAATATTTAATTCCCTCCTTACTTTTATCAGAAAAGGAAGAAAAGTTTTCTCCTTACTAAAAGGAGATTCTTTTCTTCCTGTC from the Anoxybacter fermentans genome contains:
- a CDS encoding GumC family protein, coding for MSEERYYDEYEIDLKKLIKVVWNGKWFIIGLFIVAVLVAGFYSVFMLEPQYEARATLLILPPKYTTSLQVSTLPVETYKNLLLTDYIKARIIEELDLKHDNGEPFHPSDLEGMMSVTVQGQYEVDDNNREIYVPVLILKVKGTDPKLISDIANAWANNFMEISKQIRKSEVQEVSTVIQSQFEVTKSKLTQVKEELRKFKEKARLDLAKAELDIKMERLSEYTDMLVNLKTQLGSEKAKYQQLQKTLAGMEKEGRWLGDLSTSMEGGKYPILEKARENYLNIQQALLTYQKEHDLDLLQQKIAVESDKLKSYQQKVLSLEATLKEKQIEIEKLKSLLEKEPERWVLKKAITEDAFWQSLLSMEEIKALQDLQLSNEIVNPIYQKLKNKLADDEVLVQSIPEQIAHYKQLVAQKEREINELNYTLKQWQQTLDRLNTDLAHYKQLYEEQANVYQDLKSRLLQSGLNVDSLEVQVAFYEQLRASLEQEIKELQDRIWKDEIIEQQLTQQVNDIQKTYNMLAEKVEEARITEAEKTSDVKFIAEAVPPTKPIGRNAKLYIVMSGILALMVGVFIVLLKEYMKEDEKEVNASIIKG